The genomic DNA GGTTTGTTTCGGTTTCAGGATTTACCTTCAATGTTTCTGTATCCACTTGAAAATCTTCAATTTGTTGTCCTTTTGCTGAAAATGGGTTTAAGCCAATATTTAAAGTGCCATTTAAATTTTCGACTTTTAATTGATCGAATTTGTATTCCACTTTTCCTACAGAAGAGGAGGGGCGATTTTTTAATTCGTTAAGCTCTTCTTGGAGTTGACGCACTTGATCTTCTAAATTGAGGATGGCTGCTTGTTGTGTTTGAAGAGCTTGTTGAAGTTGGTGTAAGTAAGTATATATATCTTGATTCATTTGTGAAACCTCCTTTTCAATAGGGAGGGTAAAAATATTCCTGCTATATATTTATGACAAGGATGTCTTAAGAAGAACTAGTTGATGGTTTGATAGAAATAATTTGTCCGTTTGCCTGTAATGGGCGAAGCGGCTCCGTAAATCCGCCCGTATTTGAAAATTTGGATAGGGCTTTAATACTTCCGGCAGTGCCAATTTGGAATACAGAAGAGGTTGTAATGCTATCAATTTTAATGCTGTTAATGATAATGCTTTGGTTTACGTAAAAATTCAATACAATCGCCCCCTTTAAGTTGAACCAATTATCGCTTGATCAACGACATCTGAATCATTAACAGTCGTTGCACTTTGATAATTGTAGACAGAAACATTATCTCCAACATTAAAAGAGCCGGCCCCGGCGAAAGCACGTGAGTAACTAATAGGCCTAATCGCAAATACATCTCCAATATGAAAAATACCACTTGATCCAATATTGACGATACGAATATGTCCGACCATAGCTGGCATACAAAACACCCTTCGTTTTTAAAATTTTCTTTTCTACTATTGTATGGGCGTTTCCGATAAAATGTGTGTTTTTTTGAAATAAAAGAAACACACACATTATTGCGTGTGTGTGTTGAGTGTTTGATTTGAGTGAAAATCCGTATGTACATGCCAAATTACATTTAAGAGCCTGTCCAGTTCTTGGCTACAATCCACTGTTTTTTGAGAAGTCATTCCATAGCGTTCAGCAAAATAAATCATTTTTTCACGTTTTTTTTCAATCGCTTGCTCAAACATTGAAATCGGCTCCATCTCTAAATGAAATTTTTAGTATATATGTAGTACATATTATACAAAAACTCCATAAAAAAGAAATACCTTCGCTAAAAAAAGTAAAAATTCTACATTTTATGCCAAATGTAAAGGGGTAACGAATAGGATGTGAGAAGAATATTGTAAAAATTAGCGTGC from Bacillus cereus G9842 includes the following:
- the gerPB gene encoding spore germination protein GerPB — translated: MNFYVNQSIIINSIKIDSITTSSVFQIGTAGSIKALSKFSNTGGFTEPLRPLQANGQIISIKPSTSSS
- the gerPA gene encoding spore germination protein GerPA gives rise to the protein MPAMVGHIRIVNIGSSGIFHIGDVFAIRPISYSRAFAGAGSFNVGDNVSVYNYQSATTVNDSDVVDQAIIGST
- a CDS encoding aspartyl-phosphate phosphatase Spo0E family protein, producing the protein MFEQAIEKKREKMIYFAERYGMTSQKTVDCSQELDRLLNVIWHVHTDFHSNQTLNTHTQ